A single Oncorhynchus mykiss isolate Arlee chromosome 22, USDA_OmykA_1.1, whole genome shotgun sequence DNA region contains:
- the LOC110501829 gene encoding gamma-crystallin M3-like, producing the protein MSTGKIIFYEDRNFQGRSYETSSDCPELTSYLSRCNSCRVESGCFMVYDRSNFQGNQYFVRRGEYGDYQRMGMSDCIRSCRNIPMHRGNFRMRIYEKENFGGQMHELSDDCESMTDRFRMNDMQSCNVMDGHWLMYEQPHFRGRQMYMRPGEYRNMRELSMHMGSNTVRFNSMRRILDSCY; encoded by the exons ATGTCTACGGGCAAG ATCATCTTCTACGAGGACAGGAACTTCCAGGGTCGTTCCTATGAGACCTCCAGCGACTGCCCTGAGCTGACCTCCTACCTGAGCAGGTGCAACTCCTGCAGAGTTGAGAGCGGCTGCTTCATGGTGTACGATCGTTCCAACTTCCAGGGAAACCAGTACTttgtgaggaggggagagtatgGTGACTACCAGCGTATGGGCATGAGCGATTGCATCAGATCTTGCCGTAACATCCCCATG CACAGAGGAAACTTCAGGATGAGGATTTACGAGAAGGAGAACTTTGGAGGTCAGATGCACGAGCTGAGCGACGACTGTGAGTCCATGACCGATCGTTTCCGCATGAACGACATGCAGTCCTGCAACGTGATGGACGGCCACTGGCTGATGTACGAGCAGCCCCACTTCAGAGGCAGGCAGATGTACATGAGGCCTGGAGAGTACAGGAACATGAGAGAGTTGAGCATGCACATGGGCTCCAACACTGTGAGGTTCAACAGCATGAGGCGTATTTTGGATTCTTGTTATTAA
- the LOC110502126 gene encoding gamma-crystallin S-1-like has product MVHSAPHLAVDQLRPEVARAQVDWTYSKTSPLKQYGNHQARIIFYEDKNFQGRSYECTVDCADLHIHFSRCNSIQVESGSWMVYERPNYMGYQYFLRRGEYPDYQRWMGFNDCLKSCRMIPQNQGAHKMRIYERSDFGGQMLEFADDLPSLYDRFQYNDIHSCNVMEGYWLFYEHPNYRGRQYLLRPGEYRRYSDWGAINSRIGSIRRAVAHPN; this is encoded by the exons ATGGTACACT CAGCCCCTCACTTGGCTGTGGATCAACTGAGACCAGAGGTGGCACGAGCACAAGTTGACTGGACATATTCCAAAACCTCACCCCTGAAACAGTACGGAAACCACCAGGCAAGG ATAATCTTCTACGAGGACAAGAACTTCCAGGGTCGCTCCTATGAGTGCACCGTCGACTGTGCCGACCTGCACATCCATTTCAGCCGCTGTAACTCCATACAAGTGGAGAGCGGTAGCTGGATGGTCTATGAGCGGCCAAACTACATGGGCTACCAATACTTTCTGAGAAGGGGAGAGTATCCCGACTACCAGCGCTGGATGGGCTTTAATGATTGTTTGAAATCCTGCCGCATGATTCCTCAA AATCAGGGAGCTCACAAGATGAGAATCTACGAGCGCTCTGACTTTGGCGGTCAGATGTTGGAGTTTGCCGAtgacctcccctccctctatgaTCGATTCCAGTACAATGATATCCACTCCTGCAATGTTATGGAGGGGTATTGGCTCTTCTATGAGCATCCCAACTACAGAGGCAGGCAGTACCTCCTGAGGCCTGGCGAGTATAGGAGATACAGTGACTGGGGAGCCATCAATTCAAGGATTGGTTCAATCAGACGTGCTGTTGCTCACCCAAACTGA
- the LOC110502127 gene encoding gamma-crystallin M1-like — MGKITFYEDRNFQGRSYECMSDCPDISSYMSRCQSCRVESGCFMAYERASFMGQQFFMRRGEYPDMQRMISMGMMFDNIRSCRMIPQHRGSFRMRIYERENFGGQMMELMDDCDSIQERYRMSDCQSCNVMDGHWLMYEQPHFRGRQMYMRPGEYRSFREMGMSGMKFMSMRRINDMCN; from the exons aTGGGCAAG ATTACCTTCTACGAGGACAGGAACTTCCAGGGCCGCTCCTATGAGTGCATGAGCGACTGCCCCGACATTTCCTCCTACATGTCCCGCTGCCAGTCCTGCAGAGTGGAGAGCGGCTGCTTCATGGCGTACGAGCGCGCCAGCTTCATGGGCCAGCAGTTCTTCATGAGGAGGGGAGAGTACCCTGACATGCAGCGCATGATAAGCATGGGCATGATGTTTGACAACATCCGGTCCTGTAGAATGATCCCCCAG CACAGAGGATCCTTCAGGATGAGGATCTACGAGAGGGAGAACTTCGGAGGTCAGATGATGGAGCTGATGGACGACTGTGACTCCATCCAGGAGCGTTACCGTATGTCAGACTGCCAGTCCTGCAACGTGATGGACGGCCACTGGCTGATGTACGAGCAGCCCCACTTCAGAGGCAGGCAGATGTACATGAGGCCTGGAGAGTACAGGAGCTTCAGAGAGATGGGCATGAGTGGCATGAAGTTCATGAGCATGAGGCGTATCAATGACATGtgcaattaa
- the LOC110502140 gene encoding gamma-crystallin M2-like produces MGKLQITFYEDRNFQGRSYECSNDCTDLHSYFSRCNSIRVDSGCFMIYERPNYMGHQYYMRRGEYTDYQRWMGFSSCIRSCRMIPMYRGSYRMRIYEKADFSGHMMEFMDDCPCVSDRFHHRHIYSCNIMNGFWIFYEYPNYRGRQYFLRTGEYRRYREWCATCAIVGSFRRVTDF; encoded by the exons ATGGGCAAG TTGCAGATTACATTTTACGAGGACAGGAACTTCCAAGGTCGTAGTTATGAGTGCAGCAATGACTGCACAGACCTGCACTCCTACTTCAGCCGCTGTAACTCCATCAGGGTGGATAGTGGCTGTTTTATGATCTATGAACGCCCCAACTACATGGGTCACCAGTATTACATGAGGAGGGGAGAGTATACTGATTACCAGCGTTGGATGGGCTTCAGCAGCTGTATCCGATCATGTCGTATGATTCCAATG TACCGGGGTTCCTATAGGATGCGAATCTACGAGAAGGCCGATTTCAGTGGTCACATGATGGAATTCATGGAtgactgtccctgtgtgtctgaTCGTTTCCACCACCGCCACATCTACTCCTGTAATATCATGAATGGCTTCTGGATCTTCTACGAGTATCCCAACTACCGGGGTCGACAGTACTTCCTGAGAACCGGAGAGTACAGGAGATACCGTGAATGGTGCGCCACCTGCGCCATTGTAGGCTCTTTCAGACGGGTCACTGACTTTTAG
- the LOC110502128 gene encoding gamma-crystallin M2-like, whose translation MTMGKIIFYEDRNFQGRSHECNSDCADLHSYFNRCNSLRVESGCFMVYERPNYMGNQYFVRRGEYPDNQRMIGINDCIRSCRMIPMHRGNYKMRMYDRPDMGGQMNELSDDCPNVQDRFRMSDINSCNVMDGHWLMYDQPNYKGRQYYVRPGEYRRFSDWGGQSPKIGSLRRITDFN comes from the exons ATGACTATGGGAAAG ATAATCTTCTACGAGGACAGGAACTTCCAGGGTCGCTCTCACGAGTGTAACAGCGACTGTGCCGACCTGCACTCCTACTTCAACCGCTGCAACTCCCTCAGGGTCGAGAGCGGCTGCTTCATGGTCTACGAGCGCCCCAACTACATGGGAAACCAGTACTttgtgaggaggggagagtacCCCGATAACCAGCGAATGATTGGCATCAACGACTGCATCAGGTCCTGCCGTATGATCCCCATG CACCGCGGCAACTACAAAATGAGAATGTACGATCGTCCTGACATGGGCGGCCAGATGAACGAGCTGAGCGACGACTGCCCCAATGTCCAGGACCGTTTCCGTATGTCCGACATCAACTCCTGCAACGTGATGGACGGCCACTGGCTGATGTACGACCAGCCCAACTACAAGGGAAGGCAGTACTATGTGAGGCCCGGTGAGTACAGGAGGTTCAGCGACTGGGGTGGCCAGAGCCCCAAGATCGGCTCCCTCAGAAGGATCACCGACTTCAACTAA